One genomic window of Candidatus Micrarchaeota archaeon includes the following:
- a CDS encoding adenine phosphoribosyltransferase: protein MTSVEERLKEMIRTIPDFPKPGIHFKDITPLLKDREAFRECVKLIAGRYSDEKVDVVAAAEARGFILGAPIAMELGAGFVPLRKPGKLPYKTLRQEYKLEYGTDAFEIHMDAIRPGERVLIIDDVLATGGTAEAVANLIKRMKGEVVGFAFLIEIEGLHGRDRLKDYNVYSLIRC, encoded by the coding sequence ATGACGAGCGTTGAGGAAAGGTTGAAAGAGATGATTAGGACGATACCAGATTTTCCGAAGCCGGGCATCCATTTCAAGGATATCACACCCCTTCTTAAGGATAGGGAGGCGTTCAGGGAATGTGTCAAACTGATTGCGGGCAGGTACTCAGACGAAAAGGTTGATGTGGTGGCTGCCGCAGAAGCGCGCGGGTTCATACTCGGAGCACCGATAGCGATGGAACTGGGTGCGGGGTTCGTGCCGTTACGTAAACCCGGTAAACTGCCTTACAAAACACTCCGTCAGGAGTACAAACTTGAGTACGGTACGGATGCGTTTGAAATCCATATGGATGCCATCAGACCTGGGGAACGTGTCCTTATAATTGACGACGTGCTCGCGACCGGCGGGACTGCAGAAGCGGTCGCAAACCTCATCAAACGTATGAAGGGAGAGGTTGTCGGGTTCGCGTTTCTCATAGAGATTGAAGGGTTGCACGGGAGAGACAGGTTGAAGGATTACAACGTCTACTCGTTGATAAGATGTTGA
- the mtnP gene encoding S-methyl-5'-thioadenosine phosphorylase, which yields MGRIGIIGGSGLYNVEGIEWETVEEIDTPFGKPSDAVKLGNVDGKPVAFLPRHGNRHQYPPHAVNYRANLWALKHIGVDRVLAFSAVGSLKDEYARGHVCVVRQYMDFTKSRKRTFYDNEAVHVSMAEPYCPKLSKLAVEVAHDLGIPVHDDVTYVCIEGPSFSTKAESSMYRRLGGGVIGMTGCPETQLARELGLCYASITTVTDYDCWKDEPVSAEEVAQTMKANENNIKRIMIEMIKRLPEEWSCSCKDALRGARL from the coding sequence ATGGGCAGGATAGGAATAATAGGCGGTTCCGGGTTGTACAACGTCGAAGGTATTGAATGGGAGACCGTTGAAGAGATAGATACACCGTTCGGTAAACCGTCCGATGCGGTCAAACTGGGTAATGTGGACGGGAAACCAGTTGCCTTCCTACCAAGACACGGGAACAGACATCAGTATCCTCCCCACGCGGTCAACTACCGTGCCAACCTATGGGCATTGAAACATATCGGTGTGGACAGAGTGCTCGCCTTTTCCGCGGTCGGTTCGTTAAAAGATGAGTATGCCAGGGGTCACGTATGTGTGGTCAGACAATACATGGATTTTACCAAATCACGAAAAAGGACGTTCTACGATAACGAAGCGGTCCATGTAAGCATGGCAGAACCGTACTGCCCAAAACTCAGCAAACTCGCCGTTGAGGTTGCTCATGACCTGGGGATTCCTGTTCATGATGACGTGACGTACGTGTGTATAGAGGGACCTTCGTTCAGTACTAAGGCAGAGAGTTCTATGTACAGACGGTTGGGCGGTGGCGTGATAGGTATGACGGGTTGTCCTGAAACACAACTGGCCCGCGAACTCGGTTTGTGTTACGCGTCGATCACAACCGTCACGGATTACGACTGCTGGAAGGACGAACCGGTAAGCGCTGAGGAGGTTGCACAGACCATGAAGGCAAACGAAAACAACATCAAACGGATCATGATAGAGATGATAAAGAGGTTGCCTGAGGAATGGTCGTGCAGTTGTAAAGATGCGTTGCGAGGTGCCAGGTTATGA
- a CDS encoding peptidyl-tRNA hydrolase has protein sequence MLDWLKRQKEIKNASVKQVIVVRTDLKMGKGKLAAQVAHAAVEGYVKVLRLNERVAEIWLREGQKKVVLKAKDIDEIKELCTEADKEGVPYVLIHDAGLTQVRPGTLTTVAFGPWYENILDKITGHLKLL, from the coding sequence ATGTTGGATTGGTTGAAGAGACAGAAAGAGATAAAAAACGCTTCTGTAAAACAGGTCATCGTTGTACGGACGGACCTAAAGATGGGTAAAGGTAAACTTGCCGCTCAGGTGGCGCACGCTGCGGTGGAAGGGTATGTCAAAGTCCTTCGTTTGAATGAGCGGGTAGCGGAGATTTGGTTGAGAGAGGGACAGAAGAAGGTCGTTCTAAAGGCAAAGGATATCGATGAGATCAAAGAACTGTGCACTGAGGCGGATAAGGAAGGTGTGCCGTACGTGCTCATACATGATGCAGGTCTGACACAGGTCCGACCAGGGACATTGACAACGGTCGCATTCGGACCCTGGTACGAAAACATTCTCGATAAGATAACCGGTCACCTCAAACTCTTATAA